The Dokdonella koreensis DS-123 genome has a segment encoding these proteins:
- the pgi gene encoding glucose-6-phosphate isomerase: MTPDQLADLRRASERLGADSLRRLLADPDRFAAWSHRVGPLLVDFSRQRLDGAALDALGGVLAGTDWEARRDAMFRGETINASERRAVLHTALRARQARLPALAPAAVLGEIAEALQRIEKLVAAVQAGRAEHGLPPGITDVVNVGIGGSDLGPRLAVEALDRFRTGRLTCHFLANLDGEGPARLMRTLDPRRTLVLLVSKSFTTQETLLNGQVLRDWIVAAYDGDAAAAQGHFVAVTANAAAAHAFGIAAERTLPMWDFVGGRYSVWSAVGLALALAIGSEAFTAFLHGGALIDDHFRTAPWRTNLPVLMALVGIWNRNALDLPGLAVIPYCDALRELPAFLQQLEMESLGKSVRPDGAPVAQATVPVLWGNVGSNAQHAFFQALHQGTDPVPVDFIGVIRPDHPLGANHRALLANMLAQAAALAAGKTFEEALAEAREGSEAERRVLAAQRTFPGNRPSTTILLDVLTPESLGALIALYEHKVFVQSLLWEVNAFDQWGVELGKVLAKAILPVLSGEADPAALDAATRGLVAAIRTRDVRERDMPAP; this comes from the coding sequence ATGACACCCGATCAGCTTGCCGACCTGCGCCGCGCGTCCGAGCGCCTGGGCGCCGATTCCCTTCGCCGGCTGCTGGCCGACCCGGACCGGTTCGCGGCCTGGTCGCATCGCGTCGGACCGCTGCTGGTCGATTTCTCGCGGCAGCGGCTCGACGGCGCCGCGCTGGATGCACTCGGCGGCGTGCTCGCCGGCACCGATTGGGAAGCGCGGCGCGACGCGATGTTTCGCGGCGAAACGATCAATGCCTCCGAGCGGCGCGCCGTGCTGCACACGGCCTTGCGTGCGCGCCAGGCCCGCCTGCCGGCATTGGCGCCGGCCGCGGTCCTCGGGGAGATCGCCGAGGCGCTGCAGCGGATCGAAAAGCTGGTCGCGGCCGTGCAGGCCGGGCGCGCCGAGCATGGGTTGCCCCCTGGCATCACCGATGTCGTCAACGTCGGTATCGGCGGCTCCGATCTCGGTCCGCGCCTGGCCGTCGAGGCGCTCGATCGCTTCCGGACCGGACGCCTGACCTGCCATTTCCTCGCCAATCTCGACGGCGAAGGCCCGGCCCGGTTGATGCGCACGCTCGACCCGCGCCGCACGCTGGTGCTGCTGGTCTCCAAGAGCTTCACGACGCAGGAGACGCTGCTCAACGGGCAGGTGCTGCGCGACTGGATCGTCGCCGCCTACGATGGCGATGCCGCTGCGGCGCAAGGCCATTTCGTCGCGGTCACCGCCAACGCCGCCGCCGCGCACGCGTTCGGCATCGCCGCGGAGCGGACGCTGCCGATGTGGGACTTCGTCGGCGGCCGCTATTCGGTGTGGTCGGCGGTCGGGCTGGCGCTGGCGCTGGCGATCGGCAGCGAGGCGTTCACCGCGTTCCTGCACGGCGGCGCATTGATCGACGACCATTTCCGGACCGCGCCGTGGCGCACGAACCTGCCGGTGCTGATGGCGCTGGTCGGCATCTGGAACCGCAATGCGCTCGATCTTCCGGGGCTGGCGGTCATCCCGTATTGCGACGCGCTGCGCGAGCTGCCGGCGTTCCTGCAGCAGTTGGAGATGGAGAGCCTCGGCAAGTCGGTGCGGCCCGACGGCGCGCCGGTCGCGCAGGCGACGGTGCCGGTGCTGTGGGGCAACGTCGGCTCGAACGCGCAGCACGCGTTCTTCCAGGCGCTGCACCAGGGGACCGATCCGGTACCCGTGGACTTCATCGGCGTGATCAGGCCCGACCACCCGCTGGGCGCCAACCACCGGGCGCTGCTGGCCAACATGCTCGCCCAGGCGGCGGCGCTCGCGGCCGGCAAGACCTTCGAGGAGGCGCTGGCCGAGGCGCGCGAAGGCAGCGAGGCCGAGCGCCGCGTGCTGGCGGCGCAGCGGACGTTCCCGGGCAACCGGCCGAGCACGACGATCCTGCTCGACGTGCTGACGCCCGAGAGCCTCGGCGCACTGATCGCGCTGTACGAGCACAAGGTGTTCGTGCAGTCGCTGCTCTGGGAGGTCAACGCCTTCGACCAGTGGGGCGTCGAGCTCGGCAAGGTGCTGGCCAAGGCGATCCTGCCGGTGCTGTCCGGGGAGGCCGACCCGGCGGCGCTGGACGCCGCCACGCGCGGGCTGGTCGCGGCGATCCGGACACGGGACGTTCGCGAGCGCGACATGCCCGCGCCATGA
- the panD gene encoding aspartate 1-decarboxylase encodes MQLNMLKAKIHRATVTHAELHYEGSCAIDGHLLDTSGIREYEQIHIYNVNNGERFSTYAIRADEHSGIISINGAAAHRAAPGDIIIICAYGVLDAAEAAGHKPMLVYVDRENRLARTSQSIPKQAA; translated from the coding sequence ATGCAGCTCAACATGCTCAAGGCCAAGATCCATCGGGCCACCGTGACCCACGCCGAGCTTCACTACGAAGGCTCCTGCGCCATCGACGGGCATCTCCTCGATACCTCCGGTATCCGCGAGTACGAGCAGATCCACATCTACAACGTCAACAACGGCGAGCGGTTCTCGACCTACGCGATCCGGGCGGACGAGCACTCGGGCATCATCTCGATCAACGGTGCCGCTGCGCATCGCGCCGCGCCGGGCGACATCATCATCATCTGCGCCTACGGCGTGCTCGACGCCGCCGAGGCGGCCGGCCACAAGCCGATGCTGGTCTACGTGGACCGCGAGAACCGGCTGGCCCGTACCAGCCAGTCGATCCCGAAACAGGCCGCCTGA